A single window of Culicoides brevitarsis isolate CSIRO-B50_1 chromosome 3, AGI_CSIRO_Cbre_v1, whole genome shotgun sequence DNA harbors:
- the LOC134833319 gene encoding heat shock 70 kDa protein 14: MANSACFGIHLGNTNGCIALSKDKVDVIANEAGDFVTPAVLTLLGDGSHVVGLPAKQQRCRNVKASAINVLQSVSCDASNEEDFDRVNQKCGGNLSRDGDELVYNLERDEESKTFTPQAVVEEILKYIHSIADHSVRIEEKTYPVVMSVPTFLGEKSRQVLCEAAQKVGFHVLQVITNPASACLAYDVLQDTEPCNILVYRMGNVSTEATILRAEDGFLTIKHTVHDENLGGKKFTDLMVEYIAKEFYQKYKLDPNESKKTMAKLFQHAENTKHILSNMQTAHIFVESLMDGVDFSHNISRARYENLFASIVPLYKKPLEQLLAEANFNIADIHKIILCGGGMKIPKLKTEITSMFPNAKLLTGLNEDEVLALGCVKQASIISKQWNHDLDVMDMELNFLPCDIVLQQNGSDTQIEAFKARTLIPAYTKFTSAIDTKKNKNVVFDIFEKKSDELTKIGQIEVNDVAEDAKEAEFSVKIDSNGVAIVVAQ; the protein is encoded by the exons atggcaaatagTGCGTGCTTTGGTATCCATCTCGGAAATACAAATGGCTGTATCGCCCTCTCAAAG GACAAGGTCGATGTTATCGCAAACGAGGCAGGCGATTTTGTGACTCCAGCTGTTCTAACGTTGCTCGGAGACGGAAGTCACGTCGTTGGTCTGCCAGCAAAACAGCAACGGTGCCGCAATGTCAAGGCATCTGCCATAAATGTTTTGCAAAGTGTGAGTTGCGATGCCAGTAACGAGGAAGACTTTGACCGAGTCAACCAAAAATGTGGCGGGAATTTGTCAAGAGACGGCGATGAATTAGTTTATAATTTAGAGCGTGACGAAGAATCGAAGACTTTTACACCGCAAGCCGTTGTGGAAGAAATTCTCAAGTATATTCACTCGATTGCGGACCATTCGGTGCGAATTGAGGAGAAAACGTATCCCGTCGTTATGTCTGTGCCCACATTTTTGGGTGAAAAATCTCGCCAAGTTTTGTGTGAAGCCGCGCAAAAAGTTGGTTTTCACGTCTTGCAAGTCATCACGAATCCCGCAAGTGCTTGCTTGGCCTACGATGTGCTCCAGGACACGGAGCCTTGCAACATTCTCGTCTACCGAATGGGCAACGTTAGTACAGAGGCGACAATTTTGCGTGCCGAAGACGGATTTCTGACGATCAAACATACCGTGCATGACGAAAATCTCGGCGGCAAAAAATTCACAGACCTCATGGTCGAGTACATCGCTAAggaattttaccaaaaatacaAGTTGGATCCAaatgagagcaaaaaaacgatGGCCAAGCTTTTCCAACACGCCGAAAACACAAAACATATTTTGTCCAATATGCAAACGGCGCACATCTTCGTGGAGTCTCTCATGGATGGCGTCGATTTTTCGCACAACATTTCACGGGCACGTTACGAGAACTTGTTTGCCAGCATTGTGCCGCTTTACAAAAAACCTCTCGAGCAGTTATTGGCTGAGGCGAATTTCAACATTGCCGATATTCACAAGATTATTTTGTGCGGTGGCGGCATGAAGATTCCCAAATTGAAGACAGAGATTACAAGCATGTTCCCGAACGCCAAACTGCTGACGGGTCTCAATGAGGACGAAGTGCTTGCCTTGGGGTGCGTCAAACAAGCATCTATCATCTCGAAACAGTGGAACCACGACTTGGATGTCATGGACatggaattgaattttttgccgtGCGACATTGTCTTGCAGCAGAATGGCAGCGATACACAAATCGAGGCTTTCAAAGCACGAACTTTGATTCCGGCATACACAAAATTCACATCAGCCATCGACacgaaaaagaacaaaaatgtcGTTTTCGATATTTTCGAGAAGAAATCCGacgaattgacaaaaattggacAAATAGAGGTGAATGACGTCGCCGAGGATGCAAAAGAGGCAGAATTTTCCGTCAAAATCGACAGTAATGGCGTGGCAATTGTTGTCGCACAATAA
- the LOC134833318 gene encoding uncharacterized protein LOC134833318 → MMLFSLNVDKIGVKYKKNSSAPDVQTFRKILQHEEGIKFCDVTKEWMDFLVDSDLDIVKESRANECLMICKKSRDVQQISKFSCVGVYCSPKKSATLCGLLKERSQLMKVLKDEKGSTYIMEKLFRDFDFYRPEDVLTCYSSEAFAAMHKNDMNTARLYLKRLENCLEEYGTEIHEDSFKEFEERISYLKSQLGPKNDETEELSSGLGYKIDFVKDEFVASQTMVYGDFIFEDTPRVCLLQEKGFQCDYCHEVANLLPCFDCHCVFYCSSECEMEDAKFHKYECPGLRSKILYLCQNEVDVRNLVLTMYELKDDFLNKIDENLLADATDLWQNFLLMHAKNEGTPYYNFFYQRNNVDEIIRTDFQKLCMKTLQTIIYLEEYTTFIDDFFGNVLLEGNDIEIFLCALAFRHAVIQRTKLMHFKYDVTNKYPKRVFHFIKEPESKPHPEFVKKASVFVEKFLNESLRLKNCNDKILRQLVKRLEKLYAAETDKRELEPQVHQTFLEQTTKGNYFQKLFLKLAAEQEKSSNLMDIFKLFAYVVQTDEDFHVIPTMNAENQSFEQILTCLYPYLTNFKHSCAPNTALIPRSRGRTQVYAANMLNKNTPITISYGPHYQQHCRQDRRAKLAEMCVDCKCIACTKSVDFYEELNNEECKKCFIPIYERDGKCLKCDKKTFVNIPKHIFISCFELALSKYRLPDLETYYEMTEIVLSVYQKFLPSGNKFVLKKYSVKVDLMIMSSTPLESVGLLLCLNYSILEMYPALSLELITHLHKHFKMFFYLLTNLKKHMSKTLLRAKHDIVMSAIKRGSEISLMIKVSESAWNFKDGPYADYELLNLHYGKVVDELLEVIKDKNVTKSEKKVSLNEVFDFLIIS, encoded by the exons ATGATGttattttcgttaaatgtAGACAAAATTGGTgttaaatacaagaaaaacagCTCAGCTCCTGATGTGCAAACGTTCCGAAAAATCTTGCAGCATGAAGAAGGAATAAAATTCTGCGA CGTAACCAAAGAATGGATGGACTTCCTTGTCGACTCCGATCTCGATATTGTGAAAGAATCTCGTGCCAATGAGTGCCTAATGATTTGCAAGAAATCCCGTGACGTccagcaaatttcaaagttttcatGCGTCGGCGTCTATTGCTCGCCAAAGAAGTCGGCGACGTTGTGTGGACTGCTTAAAGAACGCTCGCAACTTATGAAAGTACTGAAAGATGAAAAGGGCTCGACTTACatcatggaaaaattatttcgagattttgatttttatcgtCCTGAGGATGTCTTGACGTGTTATTCGAGTGAGGCTTTTGCTGCGATGCACAAAAATGATATGAATACAGCTAGATTGTATTTGAAGCGATTGGAAAATTGCCTTGAAGAGTACGGAACAGAAATTCACGAAGACTCCTTCAAGGAGTTCGAAGAAAgaattt cttATTTAAAATCACAACTTGGtccaaaaaatgacgaaacagAAGAATTGTCTTCAGGATTGGGCTACAAAAT AGATTTCGTGAAAGATGAATTTGTGGCATCACAAACTATGGTATATGGCGATTTCATATTTGAAGACACTCCTCGGGTTTGTTTGCTCCAAGAAAAGGGCTTTCAATGTGATTATTGTCATGAAGTAGCCAACTTGTTGCCCTGTTTTGACTGTCACTGCGTCTTCTATTGCTCCAGTGAGTGTGAAATGGAAGATGCCAAGTTCCATAAATATGAGTGTCCGGGATTGcgttcgaaaattttgtatttgtgTCAAAATGAAGTGGATGTTCGTAATTTAGTTTTGACGATGTATGAGCTGAAagacgattttttaaacaaaattgacgaaaa tttgttaGCTGATGCAACAGACTTGTggcaaaactttttattgatgCATGCCAAGAACGAAGGCACGCCGTATTATAACTTTTTCTATCAGAGAAATAATGTTGACGAAATAATTCGCACCGACTTTCAAAAACTTTGTATG aaAACCTTACAAACCATCATCTATTTGGAAGAATACACAACATTCATCGACGACTTTTTCGGAAATGTCCTTCTCGAGGGCAACGATAtcgaaattttcctttgtgCCCTGGCATTCCGTCATGCTGTCATTCAACGAACAAAATTGATGCATTTCAAGTATGACGTCACCAACAAATATCCCAAACGAGTATTCCATTTCATAAAAGAGCCAGAATCTAAACCGCACccagaatttgtcaaaaaagccTCGGTAttcgttgaaaaattcttgaatgaaTCGCTGCGCTTGAAAAACTGCAATGACAAGATTTTGCGACAACTGGTCAAGCGTCTCGAGAAACTTTATGCGGCGGAAACGGACAAAAGAGAACTGGAGCCGCAAGTTCATCAGACCTTTCTGGAACAAACGACTAagggaaattattttcaaaaattatttttgaaattagctGCGGAACAGGAGAAAAGCTCAAACTTGAtggatattttcaaattattcgcTTATGTGGTACAAACTGATGAAGATTTTCACGTGATTCCAACGATGAATGCAGAAAATCAGtcttttgagcaaattttaacGTGCCTTTATCCCTACTTGACCAATTTCAAGCACAGTTGTGCCCCGAATACAGCTTTGAT tcctAGATCTCGCGGACGTACTCAAGTATATGCAGCCAAtatgttaaacaaaaatactCCCATTACAATTTCCTATGGACCTCATTATCAGCAACACTGTCGACAGGATCGAAGAGCAAAACTTGCTGAAATGTGCGTTGATTGCAAATGCATCGCATGTACAAAATCCGTCGATTTTTAC GAAGAATTAAACAACGAGGAATGCAAAAAGTGTTTTATACCAATTTACGAAAGAGATGGAAAATGTCTGAAATGTGACAAGAAAACATTCGTTAATATTCCgaagcatatttttatttcctgcTTTGAACTTGCTTTGTCAAAGTATAGATTGCCAG ATTTGGAAACTTATTATGAAATGACGGAAATCGTTTTGAGTGTTTATCAGAAATTTCTTCCAAGcggtaataaatttgttttgaaaaagtatTCAGTTAAAGTGGATTTGATGATCATGTCAA GTACACCATTGGAAAGTGTGGGCCTTCTTTTGTGTTTGAATTACTCAATTCTCGAGATGTATCCCGCATTAAGCCTCGAATTGATTACCCACCTGCACAAGCacttcaaaatgtttttctacCTATTGACCAACTTAAAGAAACATATGTCCAA gACACTGCTTCGTGCGAAACATGACATAGTGATGAGTGCCATCAAAAGAGGATCCGAAATATCTTTGATGATTAAAGTATCGGAATCTGCGTGGAATTTCAAGGATGGCCCTTATGCGGATTATGAACTGTTGAATCTCCATTACGGAAAAGTTGTTGATGAGCTTCTCGAAGTCATTAAGgataaaaatgtcacaaagaGTGAAAAAAAGGTTTCACTCAACGAAGTATTTGATTTCTtgataatttcataa